The Gadus morhua chromosome 18, gadMor3.0, whole genome shotgun sequence DNA segment CATGCTGGAGATGTCAAAATGAAACAGGTATTCAACGTAAATTATTTCTACAGGTTTTACTGTGATGTTGGTTAAATATGAGTGGAGTGGATACCTATGGTTTTTGTAGTTTGTATTTATActtgtatattaatattatatttgtatttatataatagtatagtaTTACAATATTCTCTGCATGTTCTTTTATAACGGTTTCAAAACCTTCCAGTTTTTGGTACATAGGATTCTGGTCGGTCAAAATGTATTCTGCAATACAAAATTAACTCGAATGTATTTTTCCTAAATATATCCTCCTCAAACAATGAATGGGTGCAAACAGACTAAACAGTGAAGACATTGAGCACCGAATCCCTTTAACCGTCATGCATTCATTCTTCAACAAGGAACCCATTTCGGGAGTGTTTGTCATTTTAAATGACCAACACTGTCTATCCCTTGAGTGACACAAGCCCGAAGACGATGTTAGTAAATTGTTTTTCCTTCACCTCAGGGATTCAGATAAGCCTGTCTGGAGTGCCCCAAAGTAAGCTATAGAACCTGCCCACATAGCAGGACACCTTTCCCCTTGGTGGGTTCATCTCAATAGTCCAAAGTGGTTTTCGGTCATTCACCAGTATCGGCTCCTTCATTTTGGTTAGCAAATATGTGTCTCCCCTTCACACTGTTGTGTAGGGAAGTGGCCCGGGATGAATTGACAAAAGGAGGCCACTTTGAGCTATTGAAGCAGCCTGTGTGGTCCTCTGGTAGTGGGGCGGTCTGTGTTTGCTGTGTAGCCCAGGACCAATGCAGGGGTATTGAACGCTGAAGGAGTCTGTCCACCTGGTGTTGCACTTGGGCTTAAAGGGCGTTTGGGTGGTATACCAACAGGGCATGTACAAGAGGATGACAAAACAACAGACTCAATGCTTGTACCTGTCTGTTATTGGCTGAGGGGGGTAGTCAAGTGTTGGGTGACGTTGGTCTCTTTTTTAAAATTGTTTGTTCCAAGTCAGAACGGTGTCGTTCAGTGCATTCGTCTTCCGCGGAAGTGGTTAACGCAGGGATTCCCAATGTAAAACCTTGTGCCAGCTTACGCAATGTAGGCTTGCGATGGAGGCATGCTTGTTAAGAGTCCTTCCTGGCTCGGGGTGGGATCAATCGCgaaattatttaaaaattgACAAATGGATAGTTTAGCGATTACTTCGAGCATTGCCCATCCCACCCTGACGAGCCTTGTCAGAAGAGTGCCACAGATTTCATATAGAGCACATAGATTCATATGATTGGCATAAAAAGTGGTGCCGGGCCGCAACATTTGGAACCCCTGCACCTGTGGGGCACAGAGCTTGTGTTTGAGATGCATATTGTGCTTCTGTACATCGCAGAAGGTTCTGGACGGATGCATGGGCTTGGCTTTGGTTGCACACGTCGCAATAGGGTGCAGGTGGTGCTGCGTTGTGGTGGCTCCTCCTCTCAATCTCTCCGCGCCCCCTCAGGTAAACGTAAAGCCCTGAAGCTCAACTTCGCCAACCCGCCCGTGAAGCCTGCCACCCGGCTTCCCCTTCACCCCCCGGCGGCGCCGTCCTTCCAGAACCCCCACATGTGAGTACGCTCCGAGGGAATCTTTGGAACTTCTTGGAACTTGTCAGGGATTATTTGTTCTATATTGCCTGAGGACCTGTGCTTTGAATGTATATATACTCGTGGTTATAACGCTGAGGGATTTAAATAGATTTAATTGACATCGTCGATCAATGCTGCCTGAGACGTCTCGGCATTTGTGCACTTAACGTGATTGGAGCTCCTGAGGTTGAAACGAAAGTCATTCCCAGGGCGCCCCCCGGGCAGGGCGCACGTTAAGGCCCAGTCCTTACCGCAGCGACCGCGGTTCGATTCCCGCCAGTGCTCCTTTGCTGCAGGacttcccctctgtctcccattaCCTCCAGTCTACCTCActctacaataaaaacaataaaaaccatcatcttaaatcttaaaaaaaaactaaagccACTTCCTTTTGAAACTTTATCCATTGGACAGGCTTGGGTCCACCACATTTAACCCGCTTATGTCATCTCCTTTGCTAAGCTAGTAGcaattcctccctctctccccccaacatgccccccccgtctcccccccgtccTCGGCGCGCGGTTCCGACGAGCAGAGAGCGCCTGCGGACGCACAGCATCGAGTCGTCGGGCAAGCTGAAGATCGCCGGGGAGCAGCACTGCGACTTCACGGCGGAGGACCTCGGGGACCTGGGGGAGATTGGCCGCGGGGCCTACGGCTCCGTCAACAAGATGGTGCACAAGCCCACCGGGCAGATCATGGCCGTCAAGGTgagctggagggtggagggtgaggcTCTGTGAGGCAGACGAGAGCTTCTGGCCACCCTCCTGAGCTCCTCACGTTGTGAGGAGCTCAGGAGGGTGGCCAGAGGCTCCCATGAGGCAGATGAGAGCTTCTGGCCACCCTCCTGAGCTCCTCACGTTGTGAGGAGCTCAGGGAGGGTGGCCAGAGGCTCTCATGAGGCAGATGAGAGCACACATCTGGATTTAGGAATTCAGATTTTGAGTAACCGGCTCCAGGAATCAAGAACTGTAGCCGATTGTATTTCGACCAATCGCATCATGAAATGTCATGCAGGGAAATACCCCAACCCCAGGGTGGATGTACCAGAAGGGAGGGGGAACTGTTTTGGGatactctttattttttttgtactgtGTATGATGTGCTGAGGTTAACCCTCACTCGTACACGGACATCAAAATAAGCCACTGCTCAGAACGATGGAGGAGAATCTCTATTGATGGACAGTTTTCTCTCGTCCCTGGACACGCATCGTCACGTCGACCGGCCCTGTCGGCACCTCTTCACCCGTTGTTGCTttgttgttcctgcagaggATCCGCTCCACGGTGGACGAGAAGGAACAGAAACAGCTGCTGATGGACCTGGACGTGGTGATGAGGAGCAGTGACTGTGTCTACATCGTCCAGTTCTACGGGGCGCTCTTCCGGGAGGTCAGTCCTGCTCCTTGACCTCAACCCCCACCATTCTAGAAATAATATTAGACTATTAGTTTTCATCAAGGGACGTGGTTAATTTGATTATGATGGCATAATAGCCAACGTATAGTTACATTTACTTATAAtattcttaaaaatatatattatttgtattattaaaacaaaacatCGGTATATGGAATGCATCACACGGGCCAGTTAGAATATCCCTGGTTtaatgtattcattatttatgatTGTTCAATGCAAATGCATACAATTTCCGTTAGCCTTTAACCTCTTTAATACCTATACTTTCACCACTGTTTGTCTATATTGAACCAGCACAACTAACATTTTTGTTAAGTTGCATTAATGGTGTTGTATTTCGAATGTAcatgaacatgtgtgtgaaACATTCATGAAACACTTTCAGGATTTGACCCATGTCATTTCTCTCTTTCAGGGAGACTGTTGGATATGCATGGAGCTTATGTCTACCTCATTCGACAAATTCTACAAATATGTATATTGTGCTTTAGAGGACGTCATTCCGGAGGAAATCCTAGGCAAAATCACATTAGCAGTGAGTGGAAATTCAATCTCTTGTACAATAAACATATTCATGGTGTGCTTATCGTCAGAGCAGTGGATGAAATAGATGGATCGTGACTTTTTTTTACACGTGCTTTCCCCAACAGACCGTTAAAGCACTGAACCACTTAAAAGAATACTTGAAAATAATCCACAGAGGTAAGTCCCGATGTAACCCCACCTAGTACGACCTCAAACCTCTTCTGCTTTAGTCTGACGCCGAGGGAGGGAGCGTGTGACATGAATGTGTGGTGtgatctctgcctctcttcggTAGACATCAAGCCCTCCAACATCCTCATGGACCGTGGGGGGAACATTAAGCTGTGCGACTTTGGCATCAGCGGGCAGCTGGTGGACTCCATAGCGAAGACCAGAGACGCGGGCTGCCGGCCCTACATGGCCGTGAGTAGACCGGGACCTCGGACAAACGGGCCTCAGCCTCCATGAGACTGGGCGCATTGTacatgacgatgatgatgatgatgaggggatGAATGCTTAGGACTGCGTTGTGCTTTCAGCCGGAGAGGATCGACCCCAGCGCGTCCAGGCAGGGTTACGACGTGCGCTCCGACGTCTGGAGTTTGGGCATCACCCTGGTGAGACAGACGCGTGCCGCGGCCTCACTAGAGACGCCGCTAGAGCTGAAACACTCCGTAGACCGCCGCGGCCTCACTAGAGACGCCGCTAGAGCTGAAACACTCCGTAGACCGCCGCGGCCTCACTGGAGACGCCGCTAGAGCTGAAACACTCCACAGACCGCCTTGGACTCTTGTAGAGTCTGATGAACATTCCTAAGGAAATCTGTTATTTTGGAGAGTTGAGATATGGTccctgatgaggtgtgtgtgtgtgtgtgtgtgtgtgtgtgtgtgtgtgtgtgtgtgtgtgtgtgtgtgtgtgtgtgtgtgtgtgtgtgtgtgtgtgtgtgtgtgtgtgtgtgtgtgtgtgtgtgtgtgtgtgtgtgtcctcagtaTGAACTGGCCACCGGCAGGTTTCCCTACCCCAAGTGGAACAGCGTGTTCGACCAGCTCACACAGGTGGTGAAGGGCGAGCCCCCGCAGCTGAGCAGCTCGGACGAGAGGGAGTTCTCCCCCAAGTTCATCAACTTTGTTAACCTATGGTGAGTATTACCAACTCTAACGCTGTGCACACACTGACCATCGGTGCGCTAATGCATTCCgcggccccctgctggccgcgCCCTCTCTCTGCACATTTCACATTTATGCTTTTTAGCTGATATGCGGATTGTCTTCTGATTGTTTTGTTCCTCTTTGATTTTCTACTTTCCAAACCAGCCTTACAAAAGACGAGTCAAAAAGGCCGAAGTACAAGGAGCTCCTGGTAAGCACCCTTCTCCAGAAACTCCTTCCTCCGCTGTTTTCCAGAACGTTTAATGACATTTCTTAGTGCAGGGGACACAGTTGTTTGTGTCCGGGTGCACCGGTCGCCACGCCCACACCGTCTCCTTAAGCCGTTCATTCGTTCATCCTCTGCATCGTGACGTGCGGCTCCTATCCGCTCtactcacttcctgtttctcttcctgttccccccccccccctcccaccagaaACACCAGTTCATCCTGATGTACGAGGAGCGCTTCGTGGACGTCGCCAGCTATGTCTGCCGGATCCTGGATCAGATCCCCACCTCTCCCATGTCCCCCATGTACGTGGACTGACGAGGGcgtcggggaggggagggggggggggtcggtggtCCCTAAGGCGGGCGTCACACTGCTTGTGCGCGGGACACTTGCGGCCGTCGTCACGACGATGCGACATCACTCCTGAGGACTCCGCGCCTCAGTCACGTTCCAAAGAATGATACAGGAACACTTCCCAAATTGCCCGGTGCAATAAGATTACTCCCCTTATTAGAATGatactattattatcattattattattattattatgatgaataaatgcacacttaagtctcccccccccctccccctcgtttTCCGGTGATCGTGTCAAATTATTCTAGGCACAGATCCTCCCTCTGGCAAGAACAGATCCCCAAGAACCCCCTCCTACAGTTAGAGTTCAATGCCCATCTCTTCaagtgaaaaaacaaacacgcagtgTACACAATCCTACCAAACATAATGTTGACGTGTGCGTATGAACGAGAAGAGGCCGCCCactggattgtgtgtgtttgtgttggggtcCGCCTGGTTATGTAAAGATGTATGTGGTAGACTGGTCTTCTGAACACGCTCCCGTCGTTCTGTTTGCGGGCACCCTCAATCACgttcattaaaatgtatgcaaaaaaaacaactatatatatatataaatatctatatctctGAAAACCGATGACGTAGATTCACCGTGGACACAGTCTTGACTTTTCATATCGAAGAGCTCATGGCTAGTGGGTGTGATCAGCATGGTTTCGTACATCAATGTAAAATAATATGTACAGACATAGAACATGTTAAGTCACtatccccccccaaaccccttcCCTAGTGCTACAAGGCTGAAGGATCTGTCGAGAGTCGAACCCTGGGCCCTCTTTCACATAGATATCACTCAATTGATCACAGCACTGGGCGTTCAAaccattgaacacacacacacacacacacacacacacacacacacacacacacacacacacacacacacacacacacacacacacacagtcttaaaTAAACCAGCAACCCTCTTTTCACCTGCTTTCCTTCCATTGTCACAAATAAGTCCCACCAGTCACTCAgaatattattttatgttttccaAATTGCAACGTAACGGTTATGAGAATTAAATCACCATGGACTTTGTTTTTCGGAGTAACCAAACACTATACTtctaaaatcaacacacacagggaatgcAGAGTTGGTGCTGAAGTCACTGCTATCACTGGCTGTCATTGGCTGAGCTCTTGGTGTGATGTGTCCTGGTTCAGCTGGGTTTGGTGACTCCTCATAATGAAAGGGTGGTTGTCTATGACGTTGGAAAATGGTGACCATTAGTGGATATATTTCAGGCTGGATTTGTATTCGCTTGTAAACTGAAGAAATATCTGGTGATTTTTTGGGACAATATAGCAAtatacagagatatattgtAGCCTGGAGAATGATTCCATCTGTTAAAAGAACATGGAAGAATTGTGgtagttaatttattttttaacttctGTCACCCTGATACAAAACAATGCAATCTGAGATGACCCAGAATCCTCAGAGTGTGCTTGGCTCTCCCTTTCAGAGTGAGCGGACACAGGAAGCCTACCTTTTACAAATGatgaatataaatatgtcaAAGAAGAGAACATGTATAAATTGCAAGTCACTAGAATGTTCATATTAGATTATAAGATACGGGCGATGAGTATTATATTGTATCTTTTatcaagggtaaaaaaaaaaaagaataaagatgACATTGAAAACTACTGGAAGAGTGCAGCGTTCTTACTGAGGAATGACTTGAACAGGAATAAATGGTTCGTGGGTAAAGGTGCGAGGAGGAGGATTTTTTTGCAGTGGTACGTTTATTTCTCTTGTCTAGAGTATACAGCGGTGTGGAAAAATACTGGAGTAACAAAAGTCTGTGGCAAGCAACGAGGAAGCTTCTGTCACAATGTGATTTAtttgccctctccctctcctgctacGGGGGTAAGAGTGCCAAAATACGAACCAATACcaccacacaaaaaaaagaacgtCCACTATATATGCCCAGGCCTGAAGGATGGTCAAAACAACACGTGTTTGTTGAGTGAAATGATTCAACgttagtacacacacacgcacacacaacagaaTGGACGTTGCTGGATTGTCACTGAGCCGACGGAAAGCCACTTAAACTAGGGCGGCGGTTCACTTTGGAAGTGACTGGCTGTTTGGTCAACATTGTTTAGCGTTGGTCATCGTAACAGTTTTAAGGCACGTCgttagaaatgtaaaaaaaaaaagaacaattgtACATTCTTGTTTATCAATGAGTCAATGAGCGGTGTGCTTACAGCACTAAAGCCACGCCGGTGTTTGCAATAAAGCACAAAGGTATTTTTCTAAGGCTGAATAAGGCTGAATTTGACCAATGAGTGCAGTTCCTCACCTCTTGAAGGCAGCCTATTGGCTAGGGTGCAAGTTTAAAGCTGTCGTGCAGTATTCACAGTAAATAACtcaatatattacattttcctATTCACAAGTGCTTGAAATGGACATTTGTACTTTCTACATTTAAGAAATGAATTTAGTTTGAACAGTGTTAGGATCACACTTCATACTTCATAACACTAGGGAAGTAATTAAGATTTTTGACAAATCAAGAATCCCAATCTATCAAGAAGGAATGTCATTTATAAGGACatgaaaatatatgaatatttaaataaatatacatggtGATGGTTTAAAAGAAAAGGTGAAATTtgagataaaaaataaagacaatttGAGTATATTAACAATTGGTAGAGATGAagttgttcatttttttttccttcatctGAGGCAACAGGACAATCAggtttttgttatattttggAGTAAACAACCTAATAGCAAATCATAACTGCTTCAGCCGGGTCATAGGCCTCAGCACAGCCATTGTATTGGGACCAATAATACTACACATTATCTACGTTCCAAGCAAATTGTGACATGTGTGTATTAAGCTACAGGTGCAAAGTGACATTTTCCTCCATATTTACATGAAATACAAAGTGGTTACAAAACGTACCCATAGCCACTATGGTAACCTCACAGTGTGTTCTCCCACACCACGGGTAACATGGGCGCTCCCACCGTCTGAATAGTCCCCATGTTTACACATTGATTCGTCAGCCTTGTGGTGATTATCAGATCGCTGTCCTCACTTTTAGTTCGTTTTTTTTCCAGTAATATTTAACATACACTCAGACTTAAAAAGCACGATTGATTGTCAATGGGAGTTTTCAAGTCAAGATGGAATAACACTGGTCTTGCATACGCCTCTGGAATAACATTCTTCTTCACAGAAAATCCTTCATGTGTCTACACGGCCATACTGATGCTTTGTAACTGTATGCAACGTTGTCCCACaagacaagatggcgtcgaaCCTTAAAATCACCTTTTCCTTGGATACATCAGTCACGAAGATATGATATCTCAACTTCAATGTGAAAATAATCAATATCCGGGAATTGGCACTTGATTGAGAACTTTCAACGTTCTGGGTTTTCAGTTTGCAGGCAAATTATCTccttttaaaaataacaaattgCTGGGATGTCGTATAAGTTGGCAGTTTCTCTGGCTGGTACTGTTGGTTTGCCTTGCAGGTAGATGGAATATCTACAGTTTAACACTTAAGTGGTGTTTATTGGCACCTGTTGCCCTGAATCCTATCGCCAACGGGGTTAGCTTGGTGTTCCTTCGCTCTGGATGGTCTTATTGCTATGGCCATCGGTATTAGCCTTAGGTTCTTTAGCGCTTGATGTTCTTATTGCTATCCCCAGATGGGGTTAGCTTGGTGTTCCTTAGCGCTTGATGCTCTTATTGCTATCCCCAGATGGGGCTAGCTTGGTGTTCCTTAGCTCTGGCGGCCATCACCAGTGGTCCAACTGAAGGTCCATGGCCGAGTTCAAGTTAATGTCTGCGATGTCCAGGAACTCGGTGTTGAAGATGCTAGGCCCGCTGGGCGGGGCCACGCTGAAGGCGGTGGCGGAGCTGGGCGGGGTCAGATCCAGCCACTCCATGGTCTCCCAGGGGGACTCGCTGAAGCTCATGCCCGGCAGGCCGTGGCCGTCGGGGGACAGCTTGGTGTTGACGGGGGACAGCGGGGCGGGGGTGTCCATGAGCTCCCGGTTGGCCAGCAGTTTGtcctggtgggggtggtggtgctgcgggttgtggtggtggtggtggtggttgtggtggtggtggtggtggttgtggtggtggtttgtgtTGTCGTGGGGACCGCCGTAGCCGTCGCCGTTCACGCCGCCCTCGTCCTGCGGCCCTTCCTCCCCGGGCAGCTTGAGCAGGGCTCCCTGGCCCCCCAGCAGGGTCTCCAGGTGGCCGTCGGCCATGTGGCCGGCCGTGAGGCCGTAGGGGCCTGGGTGCTCATAGTGCCGGTGGAACCGGGGGAGGGCCAGGGCCGTGCTGCCTGGGGACACAGGAAGGTGAGGCACAACTTTGGTTATAGAGCTCTCCCTCTCGTCCCTGACGTTAGCGGGCAGCTCttgaagagaaagagaacgcCAGGGGTGAGtgacacacaggggggggggaaaccaacGCGTCCTTGCATTCGCAACGACTGCTTCCGAAGTATGGTGCGAGGTAGGGTATGTTCTTACCTCCGCTCGCGATCAGCACGTCCAGCAGCTCGTCCATCTGCTGGCTTCTGGAGAGTTGCTGCAACAGAGACGCCATGACCTTAGTTGTGGGTTTACTTTCTCGTCAAAACAACGACCTCATGAACTTTACTAGTGACGCTCTAatgcagtggttcccaaccctTTTCGGCCTGTGCCATCCATTTAAGGGGACGTTTTTCTTACATTGTTGTCCAT contains these protein-coding regions:
- the map2k4b gene encoding dual specificity mitogen-activated protein kinase kinase 4b isoform X2 is translated as MATPCPNSNSTSPSSTAGPQHFHTKTHNLTTVSSSMQDSTTCWRCQNETGKRKALKLNFANPPVKPATRLPLHPPAAPSFQNPHIERLRTHSIESSGKLKIAGEQHCDFTAEDLGDLGEIGRGAYGSVNKMVHKPTGQIMAVKRIRSTVDEKEQKQLLMDLDVVMRSSDCVYIVQFYGALFREGDCWICMELMSTSFDKFYKYVYCALEDVIPEEILGKITLATVKALNHLKEYLKIIHRDIKPSNILMDRGGNIKLCDFGISGQLVDSIAKTRDAGCRPYMAPERIDPSASRQGYDVRSDVWSLGITLYELATGRFPYPKWNSVFDQLTQVVKGEPPQLSSSDEREFSPKFINFVNLCLTKDESKRPKYKELLKHQFILMYEERFVDVASYVCRILDQIPTSPMSPMYVD
- the map2k4b gene encoding dual specificity mitogen-activated protein kinase kinase 4b isoform X1, coding for MATPCPNSNSTSPSSTAGPQHFHTKTHNLTTVSSSMQDSTTCWRCQNETGIQISLSGVPQSKRKALKLNFANPPVKPATRLPLHPPAAPSFQNPHIERLRTHSIESSGKLKIAGEQHCDFTAEDLGDLGEIGRGAYGSVNKMVHKPTGQIMAVKRIRSTVDEKEQKQLLMDLDVVMRSSDCVYIVQFYGALFREGDCWICMELMSTSFDKFYKYVYCALEDVIPEEILGKITLATVKALNHLKEYLKIIHRDIKPSNILMDRGGNIKLCDFGISGQLVDSIAKTRDAGCRPYMAPERIDPSASRQGYDVRSDVWSLGITLYELATGRFPYPKWNSVFDQLTQVVKGEPPQLSSSDEREFSPKFINFVNLCLTKDESKRPKYKELLKHQFILMYEERFVDVASYVCRILDQIPTSPMSPMYVD